The Halichoerus grypus chromosome 15, mHalGry1.hap1.1, whole genome shotgun sequence genome includes a window with the following:
- the PHLDB3 gene encoding pleckstrin homology-like domain family B member 3 isoform X2 → MGTPSGRDEGCQPPPVPEGDAEVPPQGAAQPQVHPEDPHEPEAPEAPEEPQGVKELPSGRGAEQQAEEEEEVEEGSSTESSRDAREAPSPAQTPATPPASTQPGEGVRGAARRLREQQLEALTRVAVMEQRVKELQRQRKELRIEMEVEVALLRGELAGERVAARREEEQLRELLEQQGDTKRGNQEQQEQEQRRLSQERDRVEGLRQRLLEAQGQLDSQPEDQRERLLQGVQEMREQLDVAQRAYEDLEFQQLEQESRREEEDRDSPGARALDPKVRELQASVAQHRHRIQVLEEQLKSLGGQMAAESRGLSRKKDEALQALTQERSRLLELNCLQGTPGGDFSESNRALTKLLFTQKTDRQLLVLQDPTTHTASTTSSCLFSVHSSLQGSIGLQRTGSLPRKRGERASQRGSPRPLSLHYTGPLESSALPPASGDSGRHPLYQLLNGGPGNSCGALHPDIARMEQLLRQAVAERERLLKAREGMRRSKEGSSGPAVPAIMAPPTPPPRPPGPRVLDLRQHLERWGHHPESCPHLRVSGGCCRGSLVKMGGRIKTWKKRWFCFDRQARRLAYYADKEETKLKGVIYFQAIEEVYYDHLRCAFKSPNPRLTFCVKTYERLFYMVAPSPEAMRIWMDVIVTAADENHAP, encoded by the exons ATGGGGACGCCGAGCGGCCGGGACGAGGGGTGCCAGCCACCTCCGGTCCCGGAGGGCGACGCGGAGGTCCCGCCCCAAGGGGCTGCGCAGCCCCAGGTGCACCCCGAGGACCCCCACGAGCCGGAGGCGCCCGAGGCCCCGGAGGAGCCCCAGGGAGTGAAGGAGCTTCCGAGCGGCCGAGGAGCTGAGCAGCaggctgaggaagaggaagaagtggAAGAAGGCAGCAGCACGGAGAGCAGCCGCGACGCG CGGGAGGCTCCGTCCCCGGCACAGACCCCGGCCACGCCCCCCGCATCCacccagcctggggagggggtgcgAGGGGCGGCGCGGCGGCTTCGAGAGCAGCAGCTGGAGGCACTGACCCGCGTGGCCGTGATGGAGCAGCGAGTGAAGGAACTACAGCGCCAGAGGAAGGAGCTGAGGATCGAG ATGGAGGTGGAAGTGGCCCTTCTGCGGGGCGAGCTGGCCGGGGAGCGGGTGGCTGCCCGGCGCGAGGAGGAGCAGCTCCGGGAGCTGCTGGAACAGCAGGGGGACACGAAGCGGGGCAACCAGGAGCAGCAGGAACAG GAACAGAGGCGGCTGAGCCAGGAGCGGGATCGAGTGGAGGGTCTTCGCCAAAGACTCCTGGAGGCCCAGGGACAGCTCGACTCCCAGCCGGAGGACCAGCGAGAGCGGCTCCTGCAGGGCGTGCAGGAG atGAGGGAACAGCTAGATGTGGCCCAGCGTGCCTACGAGGACCTCGAGTTCCAGCAGCTGGAGCAGGAGAGCAGGCGGGAGGAGGAGGACCGGGACAGCCCTGGGGCCCGGGCACTGGACCCCAAGGTCCGGGAACTCCAGGCCAGTGTGGCACAGCACAGG CACCGGATCCAGGTCTTAGAGGAGCAGCTCAAGTCGCTGGGGGGGCAGATGGCGGCTGAGAGCAGGGGGCTGAGCCGGAAGAAGGACGAGGCCCTTCAGGCCCTGACGCAG GAACGGAGCCGCCTGCTCGAGCTTAATTGCCTCCAGGGAACCCCGGGTGGAGACTTCTCTGAGTCCAACCGGGCCCTCACTAAG CTCCTGTTCACCCAGAAGACAGACCGCCAGCTGCTGGTGCTCCAGGACCCCACCACCCATACTGCCTCTACcacttcctcctgcctcttctcGGTCCACAGCTCCCTGCAG GGCTCCATCGGCCTCCAGAGGACTGGAAGCCTGCCccggaagaggggagagagagcgagccagaGGGGATCCCCCCGACCTCTGTCCCTCCACTACACTG GACCCCTCGAGTCCTCGGCCCTCCCACCAGCATCAGGAGACTCTGGAAGACACCCGCTCTATCAGCTGCTGAACGGTGGCCCTGGGAATAG CTGTGGGGCCCTCCATCCAGACATCGCCCGCATGGAGCAGCTCCTGCGGCAGGCCGTGGCAGAGAGGGAGCGACTGCTCAAGGCCAGG GAAGGGATGAGAAGAAGCAAAGAAGGTTCCTCGGGCCCTGCTGTACCTGCCATCATG gccccgcccacgcccccaccccgccccccgggcCCTCGGGTCTTGGATCTCCGGCAACACCTGGAACGCTGGGGCCACCATCCCGAAAGCTGCCCGCACCTAAGGGTGTCGGGAGGCTGCTGCCGCGGATCCTTGGTGAAGATGGGTGGCCGCATAAAGACCTGGAAGAAGCGGTGGTTCTGCTTCGACCGCCAGGCCCGCCGTCTGGCCTACTACGCCG ACAAGGAAGAGACCAAGCTCAAAGGCGTCATCTACTTCCAGGCCATCGAGGAAGTCTATTACGACCACTTACGCTGTGCCTTCAAG AGCCCCAACCCTCGCCTGACGTTCTGCGTGAAAACCTACGAACGCCTATTCTACATGGTGGCGCCCAGCCCGGAGGCCATGCGTATTTGGATGGACGTCATTGTGACAGCTGCTGATGAGAATCACGCCCCCTGA
- the PHLDB3 gene encoding pleckstrin homology-like domain family B member 3 isoform X3 — MGTPSGRDEGCQPPPVPEGDAEVPPQGAAQPQVHPEDPHEPEAPEAPEEPQGVKELPSGRGAEQQAEEEEEVEEGSSTESSRDAREAPSPAQTPATPPASTQPGEGVRGAARRLREQQLEALTRVAVMEQRVKELQRQRKELRIEMEVEVALLRGELAGERVAARREEEQLRELLEQQGDTKRGNQEQQEQEQRRLSQERDRVEGLRQRLLEAQGQLDSQPEDQRERLLQGVQEMREQLDVAQRAYEDLEFQQLEQESRREEEDRDSPGARALDPKVRELQASVAQHRHRIQVLEEQLKSLGGQMAAESRGLSRKKDEALQALTQERSRLLELNCLQGTPGGDFSESNRALTKLLFTQKTDRQLLVLQDPTTHTASTTSSCLFSVHSSLQGSIGLQRTGSLPRKRGERASQRGSPRPLSLHYTGPLESSALPPASGDSGRHPLYQLLNGGPGNRSLFPPPSCGALHPDIARMEQLLRQAVAERERLLKAREGMRRSKEGSSGPAVPAIMAPPTPPPRPPGPRVLDLRQHLERWGHHPESCPHLRVSGGCCRGSLVKMGGRIKTWKKRWFCFDRQARRLAYYAEPQPSPDVLRENLRTPILHGGAQPGGHAYLDGRHCDSC; from the exons ATGGGGACGCCGAGCGGCCGGGACGAGGGGTGCCAGCCACCTCCGGTCCCGGAGGGCGACGCGGAGGTCCCGCCCCAAGGGGCTGCGCAGCCCCAGGTGCACCCCGAGGACCCCCACGAGCCGGAGGCGCCCGAGGCCCCGGAGGAGCCCCAGGGAGTGAAGGAGCTTCCGAGCGGCCGAGGAGCTGAGCAGCaggctgaggaagaggaagaagtggAAGAAGGCAGCAGCACGGAGAGCAGCCGCGACGCG CGGGAGGCTCCGTCCCCGGCACAGACCCCGGCCACGCCCCCCGCATCCacccagcctggggagggggtgcgAGGGGCGGCGCGGCGGCTTCGAGAGCAGCAGCTGGAGGCACTGACCCGCGTGGCCGTGATGGAGCAGCGAGTGAAGGAACTACAGCGCCAGAGGAAGGAGCTGAGGATCGAG ATGGAGGTGGAAGTGGCCCTTCTGCGGGGCGAGCTGGCCGGGGAGCGGGTGGCTGCCCGGCGCGAGGAGGAGCAGCTCCGGGAGCTGCTGGAACAGCAGGGGGACACGAAGCGGGGCAACCAGGAGCAGCAGGAACAG GAACAGAGGCGGCTGAGCCAGGAGCGGGATCGAGTGGAGGGTCTTCGCCAAAGACTCCTGGAGGCCCAGGGACAGCTCGACTCCCAGCCGGAGGACCAGCGAGAGCGGCTCCTGCAGGGCGTGCAGGAG atGAGGGAACAGCTAGATGTGGCCCAGCGTGCCTACGAGGACCTCGAGTTCCAGCAGCTGGAGCAGGAGAGCAGGCGGGAGGAGGAGGACCGGGACAGCCCTGGGGCCCGGGCACTGGACCCCAAGGTCCGGGAACTCCAGGCCAGTGTGGCACAGCACAGG CACCGGATCCAGGTCTTAGAGGAGCAGCTCAAGTCGCTGGGGGGGCAGATGGCGGCTGAGAGCAGGGGGCTGAGCCGGAAGAAGGACGAGGCCCTTCAGGCCCTGACGCAG GAACGGAGCCGCCTGCTCGAGCTTAATTGCCTCCAGGGAACCCCGGGTGGAGACTTCTCTGAGTCCAACCGGGCCCTCACTAAG CTCCTGTTCACCCAGAAGACAGACCGCCAGCTGCTGGTGCTCCAGGACCCCACCACCCATACTGCCTCTACcacttcctcctgcctcttctcGGTCCACAGCTCCCTGCAG GGCTCCATCGGCCTCCAGAGGACTGGAAGCCTGCCccggaagaggggagagagagcgagccagaGGGGATCCCCCCGACCTCTGTCCCTCCACTACACTG GACCCCTCGAGTCCTCGGCCCTCCCACCAGCATCAGGAGACTCTGGAAGACACCCGCTCTATCAGCTGCTGAACGGTGGCCCTGGGAATAG GTCTCTGTTCCCCCCTCCCAGCTGTGGGGCCCTCCATCCAGACATCGCCCGCATGGAGCAGCTCCTGCGGCAGGCCGTGGCAGAGAGGGAGCGACTGCTCAAGGCCAGG GAAGGGATGAGAAGAAGCAAAGAAGGTTCCTCGGGCCCTGCTGTACCTGCCATCATG gccccgcccacgcccccaccccgccccccgggcCCTCGGGTCTTGGATCTCCGGCAACACCTGGAACGCTGGGGCCACCATCCCGAAAGCTGCCCGCACCTAAGGGTGTCGGGAGGCTGCTGCCGCGGATCCTTGGTGAAGATGGGTGGCCGCATAAAGACCTGGAAGAAGCGGTGGTTCTGCTTCGACCGCCAGGCCCGCCGTCTGGCCTACTACGCCG AGCCCCAACCCTCGCCTGACGTTCTGCGTGAAAACCTACGAACGCCTATTCTACATGGTGGCGCCCAGCCCGGAGGCCATGCGTATTTGGATGGACGTCATTGTGACAGCTGCTGA
- the LYPD3 gene encoding ly6/PLAUR domain-containing protein 3, protein MDPARKVGAQAVIRTTGQLLLLLLLGGGAQALECYSCVQKADDGCSPHKTKTVKCAPGVDVCTEAVGAVETIHGQFSVAVRGCGSGLPGKNDRGLDLHGLLAFIQLQQCSQDRCNTKLNLTSRSLNPAGNESAYPPNGAECYSCVGLSREACQGTAPPVVSCYNASDRVYKGCFDGNVTLTAANVTVSLPVRGCVQDEFCTRDAVTGPGFTLSGSCCQGSRCNSDLHNKTFFSPRIPPLVLLPAPKPTTLAPTTSVTTSTPAPTTPVSTTKPTSAPTSQTSPQEVHPETSWKEESSLAAGAAGHQDRSNMGQSSTEDVAYGKGSATFSIGLASLLLAVIAGNLL, encoded by the exons ATGGACCCTGCCAGGAAAGTAGGCGCCCAGGCAGTGATCCGGACGACAGGGCAGCTGTTGCTTCTGCtccttcttggaggag GAGCGCAGGCCTTGGAGTGCTACAGCTGCGTGCAGAAAGCGGATGACGGATGCTCTCCGCACAAGACCAAGACGGTGAAGTGCGCGCCGGGCGTGGACGTCTGCACAGAGGCCGTGGGGGCGGTGGAGACCA TCCACGGGCAGTTCTCGGTGGCAGTGCGGGGCTGCGGTTCGGGACTCCCGGGCAAGAATGACCGCGGCCTGGACCTTCACGGGCTTCTGGCCTTCATTCAGCTGCAGCAGTGCTCCCAGGACCGCTGCAACACCAAACTCAACCTCACGTCGCGATCGCTCAACCCCGCAG GCAATGAGAGTGCGTACCCGCCCAACGGTGCCGAGTGCTACAGCTGCGTGGGGCTGAGCCGCGAGGCGTGCCAGGGCACGGCGCCGCCCGTCGTGAGCTGCTACAACGCCAGCGACCGCGTCTACAAGGGCTGCTTCGACGGTAACGTCACCCTGACGGCAG CGAATGTGACTGTGTCCTTGCCTGTTCGGGGCTGTGTCCAGGACGAGTTCTGCACCCGGGATGCGGTGACAGGCCCAGGGTTCACACTCAGTGGCTCCTGCTGCCAGGGGTCCCGCTGTAACTCGGACCTCCACAACAAGACCTTTTTCTCCCCTCGAATCCCACCCCTTGTCCTGTTGCCCGCTCCTAAGCCCACCACTCTGGCCCCAACCACCTCTGTCACTACTTCTACCCCAGCCCCAACCACTCCTGTCTCTACCACCAAACCCACCTCAGCGCCAACCAGCCAGACTTCTCCACAGGAAGTACATCCGGAGACCTCGTGGAAAGAGGAATCTAGCTTGGCCGCAGGTGCTGCTGGCCACCAGGACCGTAGTAATATGGGGCAGTCCTCTACAGAAGACGTGGCCTATGGTAAAGGCTCTGCAACTTTCTCCATTGGGTTGGCGTCACTTCTGTTGGCTGTGATTGCTGGCAACTTACTATGA
- the PHLDB3 gene encoding pleckstrin homology-like domain family B member 3 isoform X1 has product MGTPSGRDEGCQPPPVPEGDAEVPPQGAAQPQVHPEDPHEPEAPEAPEEPQGVKELPSGRGAEQQAEEEEEVEEGSSTESSRDAREAPSPAQTPATPPASTQPGEGVRGAARRLREQQLEALTRVAVMEQRVKELQRQRKELRIEMEVEVALLRGELAGERVAARREEEQLRELLEQQGDTKRGNQEQQEQEQRRLSQERDRVEGLRQRLLEAQGQLDSQPEDQRERLLQGVQEMREQLDVAQRAYEDLEFQQLEQESRREEEDRDSPGARALDPKVRELQASVAQHRHRIQVLEEQLKSLGGQMAAESRGLSRKKDEALQALTQERSRLLELNCLQGTPGGDFSESNRALTKLLFTQKTDRQLLVLQDPTTHTASTTSSCLFSVHSSLQGSIGLQRTGSLPRKRGERASQRGSPRPLSLHYTGPLESSALPPASGDSGRHPLYQLLNGGPGNRSLFPPPSCGALHPDIARMEQLLRQAVAERERLLKAREGMRRSKEGSSGPAVPAIMAPPTPPPRPPGPRVLDLRQHLERWGHHPESCPHLRVSGGCCRGSLVKMGGRIKTWKKRWFCFDRQARRLAYYADKEETKLKGVIYFQAIEEVYYDHLRCAFKSPNPRLTFCVKTYERLFYMVAPSPEAMRIWMDVIVTAADENHAP; this is encoded by the exons ATGGGGACGCCGAGCGGCCGGGACGAGGGGTGCCAGCCACCTCCGGTCCCGGAGGGCGACGCGGAGGTCCCGCCCCAAGGGGCTGCGCAGCCCCAGGTGCACCCCGAGGACCCCCACGAGCCGGAGGCGCCCGAGGCCCCGGAGGAGCCCCAGGGAGTGAAGGAGCTTCCGAGCGGCCGAGGAGCTGAGCAGCaggctgaggaagaggaagaagtggAAGAAGGCAGCAGCACGGAGAGCAGCCGCGACGCG CGGGAGGCTCCGTCCCCGGCACAGACCCCGGCCACGCCCCCCGCATCCacccagcctggggagggggtgcgAGGGGCGGCGCGGCGGCTTCGAGAGCAGCAGCTGGAGGCACTGACCCGCGTGGCCGTGATGGAGCAGCGAGTGAAGGAACTACAGCGCCAGAGGAAGGAGCTGAGGATCGAG ATGGAGGTGGAAGTGGCCCTTCTGCGGGGCGAGCTGGCCGGGGAGCGGGTGGCTGCCCGGCGCGAGGAGGAGCAGCTCCGGGAGCTGCTGGAACAGCAGGGGGACACGAAGCGGGGCAACCAGGAGCAGCAGGAACAG GAACAGAGGCGGCTGAGCCAGGAGCGGGATCGAGTGGAGGGTCTTCGCCAAAGACTCCTGGAGGCCCAGGGACAGCTCGACTCCCAGCCGGAGGACCAGCGAGAGCGGCTCCTGCAGGGCGTGCAGGAG atGAGGGAACAGCTAGATGTGGCCCAGCGTGCCTACGAGGACCTCGAGTTCCAGCAGCTGGAGCAGGAGAGCAGGCGGGAGGAGGAGGACCGGGACAGCCCTGGGGCCCGGGCACTGGACCCCAAGGTCCGGGAACTCCAGGCCAGTGTGGCACAGCACAGG CACCGGATCCAGGTCTTAGAGGAGCAGCTCAAGTCGCTGGGGGGGCAGATGGCGGCTGAGAGCAGGGGGCTGAGCCGGAAGAAGGACGAGGCCCTTCAGGCCCTGACGCAG GAACGGAGCCGCCTGCTCGAGCTTAATTGCCTCCAGGGAACCCCGGGTGGAGACTTCTCTGAGTCCAACCGGGCCCTCACTAAG CTCCTGTTCACCCAGAAGACAGACCGCCAGCTGCTGGTGCTCCAGGACCCCACCACCCATACTGCCTCTACcacttcctcctgcctcttctcGGTCCACAGCTCCCTGCAG GGCTCCATCGGCCTCCAGAGGACTGGAAGCCTGCCccggaagaggggagagagagcgagccagaGGGGATCCCCCCGACCTCTGTCCCTCCACTACACTG GACCCCTCGAGTCCTCGGCCCTCCCACCAGCATCAGGAGACTCTGGAAGACACCCGCTCTATCAGCTGCTGAACGGTGGCCCTGGGAATAG GTCTCTGTTCCCCCCTCCCAGCTGTGGGGCCCTCCATCCAGACATCGCCCGCATGGAGCAGCTCCTGCGGCAGGCCGTGGCAGAGAGGGAGCGACTGCTCAAGGCCAGG GAAGGGATGAGAAGAAGCAAAGAAGGTTCCTCGGGCCCTGCTGTACCTGCCATCATG gccccgcccacgcccccaccccgccccccgggcCCTCGGGTCTTGGATCTCCGGCAACACCTGGAACGCTGGGGCCACCATCCCGAAAGCTGCCCGCACCTAAGGGTGTCGGGAGGCTGCTGCCGCGGATCCTTGGTGAAGATGGGTGGCCGCATAAAGACCTGGAAGAAGCGGTGGTTCTGCTTCGACCGCCAGGCCCGCCGTCTGGCCTACTACGCCG ACAAGGAAGAGACCAAGCTCAAAGGCGTCATCTACTTCCAGGCCATCGAGGAAGTCTATTACGACCACTTACGCTGTGCCTTCAAG AGCCCCAACCCTCGCCTGACGTTCTGCGTGAAAACCTACGAACGCCTATTCTACATGGTGGCGCCCAGCCCGGAGGCCATGCGTATTTGGATGGACGTCATTGTGACAGCTGCTGATGAGAATCACGCCCCCTGA